The following coding sequences are from one Pocillopora verrucosa isolate sample1 chromosome 5, ASM3666991v2, whole genome shotgun sequence window:
- the LOC131794636 gene encoding solute carrier family 2, facilitated glucose transporter member 8: MGDLPNSFSHSLSTQSTGILRKERVGWTILATFIAAIGPVTFGYCVGYSSSALLDLQNENAPSDVRLSSEQASWFSSLLNVGAIVGSLIGGWAIDKFGRKGTIVLCAIPFEIGWLLISCAHHVSMFHAGRIITGLGIGVISLAYPVYVAEIATARLRGTLGAVNQLAIAAGILLSYSFGVLVHWRWLALIGAMLPALLVILMFPMPETPRWSLGNNRNSEAANALLWLRGPDFDVEEECCVIKASLDEDHQERLPWRDFLLPSMLKPLLISIGLMVFQQFSGVNAVIFNAASIFSNAGFSDAKLISITVGAVQFIGAGLGCLLMDKAGRRKILLMTGLVMCICHVVLGVYFEIYIPPTEKTPQADTLALLGSIHRSVQAKRISSLSITSLVVFNMFYALGWGPVAWLIMSEIFPQRARGQAGGIATLINWTCSFIVTQTYQSMADTLSIQGAYWFYAGCCFFAFIFVYFFLPETKGRTLEEMEAMFDQDKQDYERIS; the protein is encoded by the exons AGCACTGCTTGATTTACAGAACGAAAATGCACCTTCCGATGTTCGCCTATCGTCCGAACAAGCATCGTGGTTTTCA TCTTTGCTCAATGTGGGTGCTATTGTTGGAAGTCTTATCGGTGGATGGGCGATTGACAAGTTTGGTCGAAAGGGTACCATCGTTTTATGTGCGATACCTTTTGAGATCGGATGGCTCCTCATAAGCTGTGCTCATCACGTTTCCATGTTTCACGCTGGCCGGATCATTACAGGCTTAGGCATCGGTGTAATTTCACTTGCTTACCCG GTCTACGTAGCTGAGATCGCAACTGCACGACTGCGCGGGACACTTGGGGCTGTCAATCAACTGGCCATAGCAGCTGGCATCTTACTAAGTTATAGCTTTGGAGTCCTTGTGCATTGGAGGTGGCTAGCTCTCATTGGTGCTATGCTCCCTGCCCTACTCGTGATTTTGATGTTCCCTATGCCGGAGACTCCTCGCTGGTCGTTGGGAAATAACCGAAACAGCGAAGCGGCCAATGCATTGTTGTGGTTAAGAGGACCTGATTTTGACGTCGAGGAAGAGTGTTGTGTGATTAAAGCGAGTCTAGACGAAG ATCATCAGGAGAGGCTTCCTTGGCGTGACTTCTTATTACCATCGATGTTAAAGCCCCTGCTGATCAGTATTGGGTTGATGGTTTTTCAGCAGTTCTCTGGGGTAAACGCAGTAATCTTCAATGCTGCATCCATCTTTTCAAACGCAGGCTTTTCCGATGCAAAGCTTATCAGCATTACTGTGGGAGCCGTACAATTTATTGGTGCTGGCTTAGGTTGTCTGCTCATGGACAAAGCTGGAAGACGAAAGATCCTTCTGATGACTGGACTGGTGATGTGCATCTGTCATGTAGTACTAGGAGTGTATTTTGAGATCTACATCCCTCCAACAGAGAAAACCCCACAAGCGGACACTCTCGCCTTGCTTGGCTCTATCCATAGATCTGTTCAAGCGAAAAGAATTTCCTCTCTGTCAATCACAAGCCTTGTCGTATTCAACATGTTTTACGCCCTCGGTTGGGGACCAGTTGCGTGGTTAATAATGTCGGAAATATTTCCTCAACGAGCTCGAGGCCAGGCTGGTGGTATTGCGACGTTGATTAATTGGACATGTTCTTTTATCGTTACCCAAACGTACCAGTCCATGGCCGACACTTTGTCTATCCAAGGGGCATACTGGTTTTACGCCGGATGCTGCTTCTTCGCGTTTATTTTCGTCTATTTCTTTCTACCTGAGACAAAAGGCAGGACCTTGGAGGAAATGGAAGCCATGTTTGACCAAGATAAACAAGACTATGAAAGGATTAGCTAA
- the LOC131794637 gene encoding solute carrier family 2, facilitated glucose transporter member 8-like codes for MAEFEKSHIHSPCSQSNEMSAIQDRVGRSILATFIAALGPVSFGFCLGYSSSALLDLQSTDEPSAVRLSDDQASWFSSLVTIGAIFGSVIGGWVIDKLGRKGTIMFCTIPFVLGWLLICFAQSVAMLYSGRIITGLGCGTISLTVPVYIAEISAARIRGTLGSVTNLAITVGLILAYVAGVFCHWRWLAFIGAIPPTLQVILMFPVPETPRWLLGKGRRSKALESLLWLRGPDADIEEECVTIRETIDRHEKFHLRELLSPEIAKPLAISVGLMAFQMLSGVDVVEFNAAGIFATAGFSNGKLAAITVGLVQFVAAGLGCVLMDKVGRRILLWPAALGMCVSLVTLGVYFLIYIPPKDGGSTSDTVSMLSSISHSVPAKDISWLSILCIVLFNLMFSLAWGPVAWLVMAEINPLRVRGFACSLAALTNWSMAFVVTYTYNSMVNALTIQGTYWVYAGISFLGFLFVYFLLPETKGKTLEEIEAIFNKDKHNYERID; via the exons ATGGCTGAGTTCGAAAAAAGCCACATACACTCGCCATGTTCCCAGTCTAATGAAATGAGCGCGATTCAAGACAGAGTTGGCAGATCGATCCTTGCCACCTTTATTGCAGCACTCGGCCCAGTCAGCTTTGGATTCTGTCTGGGATATTCATCGTCTGCCTTGCTGGATTTACAAAGCACTGATGAACCTTCTGCAGTTCGTTTATCTGACGATCAGGCATCTTGGTTTTCA TCTTTAGTTACTATTGGAGCTATTTTCGGAAGTGTCATTGGTGGATGGGTGATTGACAAGCTCGGTCGGAAAGGTACCATTATGTTTTGCACAATTCCATTTGTGCTTGGATGGCTTCTCATTTGCTTCGCTCAGAGTGTTGCCATGCTTTACAGCGGTCGGATCATTACAGGCCTGGGCTGTGGTACAATCTCGTTGACTGTTCCG gtttaCATTGCTGAAATTTCAGCTGCTAGGATACGTGGTACTCTGGGGTCTGTCACCAATTTGGCCATCACCGTTGGTCTTATACTAGCCTATGTAGCGGGTGTCTTTTGTCACTGGAGATGGCTAGCTTTTATAGGTGCAATTCCTCCCACGCTGCAAGTCATTCTTATGTTTCCTGTGCCGGAGACTCCTCGCTGGTTGCTGGGAAAGGGCCGTAGAAGTAAAGCCCTAGAATCCTTGTTGTGGTTAAGAGGTCCTGATGCAGACATCGAAGAAGAATGTGTCACCATCAGAGAGACCATAG aTCGTCATGAGAAATTTCATCTAAGGGAATTATTATCGCCAGAGATCGCTAAGCCTCTTGCAATCAGTGTCGGGTTGATGGCGTTCCAGATGCTCTCTGGAGTCGACGTAGTGGAGTTCAACGCTGCAGGCATTTTTGCAACTGCAGGCTTTTCAAATGGAAAGCTTGCAGCTATTACTGTCGGCTTGGTACAGTTCGTGGCTGCAGGTTTGGGATGTGTCCTAATGGACAAAGTAGGACGTAGAATTCTCCTATGGCCCGCTGCACTTGGTATGTGTGTGTCTCTTGTAACCCTAGGTGTGTACTTCCTGATCTACATTCCTCCGAAAGATGGTGGCTCAACGTCTGACACTGTTTCCATGCTCAGCTCTATCAGCCACTCGGTGCCAGCTAAAGACATTTCTTGGTTGTCAATCTTGTGCATTGTTCTATTCAACCTGATGTTCTCCCTTGCATGGGGACCCGTTGCATGGCTTGTGATGGCGGAAATAAACCCCCTGCGTGTTCGTGGCTTTGCCTGCAGCTTAGCAGCTTTGACAAACTGGTCAATGGCGTTTGTTGTCACTTATACATATAATTCCATGGTTAATGCTCTCACCATCCAAGGAACCTATTGGGTTTATGCAGGCATTTCCTTCCTAGGTTTCCTTTTCGTTTACTTCCTTTTGCCCGAGACAAAAGGCAAAACACTGGAGGAAATAGAGGCCATCTTTAATAAAGATAAGCACAACTACGAAAGGATTGACTAA